In Streptomyces sp. NBC_00448, the following are encoded in one genomic region:
- a CDS encoding helix-turn-helix domain-containing protein, which produces MYDNADPVTQPDPRVLARRVAERRLQLGLSEGALATQAGMAPRYLQHLLSAGVDFDPGGFVRIAGALHLSYDDLLEGRTGGPPGQGEPAAHPALLHLTELECWDRLGSRGVGRIALPVEPSPGVFPVNYAIDAQPADTRSIVYRTEPGSAAAPAAGAAVSFEVDRVDDHVSQGWSVLVTGIAEHIDDPVVAHRLDERHPAESWAGDHLPLWVRIRPDHVSGRRIGTL; this is translated from the coding sequence ATGTATGACAACGCCGATCCCGTGACACAGCCCGATCCGCGGGTCCTCGCCCGCCGTGTGGCCGAGCGCCGGCTCCAGTTGGGGCTGAGCGAGGGCGCCCTGGCGACGCAGGCGGGCATGGCGCCGCGCTACCTCCAGCACCTGCTGAGCGCCGGGGTGGACTTCGATCCGGGCGGCTTCGTCCGGATCGCGGGCGCGCTCCACCTGTCCTACGACGACCTGCTCGAAGGGCGCACCGGCGGGCCGCCCGGGCAGGGCGAACCGGCCGCGCACCCGGCCCTGCTCCACCTCACCGAGCTCGAGTGCTGGGACCGGCTCGGCAGCCGTGGTGTGGGCCGGATCGCGCTGCCGGTCGAGCCGAGCCCGGGCGTCTTCCCGGTCAACTACGCGATCGACGCGCAGCCGGCCGACACCCGGTCGATCGTCTACCGCACGGAGCCCGGCAGCGCCGCCGCCCCCGCCGCGGGCGCCGCCGTCTCCTTCGAGGTGGACCGGGTGGACGACCACGTCAGCCAGGGCTGGAGCGTCCTGGTCACCGGCATCGCCGAGCACATCGACGACCCGGTCGTGGCGCACCGCCTCGACGAGCGCCACCCCGCGGAGTCGTGGGCCGGCGACCACCTGCCGCTGTGGGTGCGGATACGCCCGGACCACGTCAGCGGACGGCGGATCGGCACGCTGTGA
- a CDS encoding MDR family NADP-dependent oxidoreductase: protein MATAAGGGAREVRLAEVPKGLPEARHFTVAEGPVPRPGPGEVLVRNRHFVVFAALRTLMGGAVQDTPMPPLRAGDTLFGPAVAEVVTAPDGSALRPGTPVLHMLGWREYAVLPADQCVRLDQDGALPEPVQYLNQGSTAYGALTRLGEVRAGDTVLVTGAAGAVGTLAGQIARQLGAGRVIGTTGSAEKAERLVAELGYDAAVLRGAGPGSFAQRLAEAAPDGVDVLLDNVGGEQLTAAVDVARKGARFALVGALSGQLDADGDGGAAPTVIDSYRLILRGVSVRGYAGMEHLDVAPEWTARFGAWLRSGGIDFPHTRVAGIERAPQALEDLVRGRHFGTVVVDV, encoded by the coding sequence ATGGCAACGGCAGCAGGCGGCGGTGCGCGCGAGGTGCGGTTGGCGGAGGTGCCGAAGGGGCTGCCCGAGGCGCGGCACTTCACGGTGGCGGAGGGGCCGGTGCCGCGGCCGGGGCCGGGCGAGGTGCTGGTGCGCAACCGCCACTTCGTGGTCTTCGCCGCGCTGCGCACCCTGATGGGCGGCGCGGTCCAGGACACGCCGATGCCGCCGCTACGGGCCGGGGACACGCTCTTCGGCCCGGCGGTCGCGGAGGTGGTGACGGCGCCGGACGGCAGCGCGCTGCGGCCGGGCACCCCGGTGCTGCACATGCTCGGCTGGCGCGAGTACGCTGTGCTGCCCGCGGACCAGTGCGTACGGCTGGACCAGGACGGCGCGCTGCCCGAGCCGGTCCAGTACCTCAACCAGGGCTCCACCGCCTACGGGGCGCTGACCCGGCTCGGCGAGGTGCGCGCCGGCGACACCGTGCTGGTCACCGGGGCGGCGGGGGCGGTGGGCACGCTGGCCGGGCAGATCGCGCGGCAGCTGGGCGCCGGGCGGGTGATCGGCACCACCGGCTCGGCGGAGAAGGCCGAGCGGCTGGTCGCCGAGCTGGGCTACGACGCGGCGGTGCTGCGCGGCGCCGGCCCCGGGTCCTTCGCGCAGCGGCTGGCGGAGGCGGCGCCGGACGGGGTGGACGTCCTGCTCGACAACGTGGGCGGGGAGCAGCTCACGGCGGCCGTGGACGTCGCCCGCAAGGGGGCGCGGTTCGCGCTGGTCGGGGCCCTGTCGGGGCAGCTGGACGCGGACGGCGACGGCGGTGCCGCGCCCACCGTCATCGACAGCTACCGGCTGATCCTGCGAGGCGTGTCGGTGCGCGGCTACGCCGGCATGGAGCACCTGGACGTGGCCCCGGAGTGGACCGCCCGCTTCGGCGCGTGGCTGCGCTCGGGCGGCATCGACTTCCCGCACACCCGGGTCGCGGGCATCGAACGGGCGCCCCAGGCGTTGGAGGACTTGGTACGCGGCCGCCATTTCGGCACGGTGGTCGTGGACGTCTGA
- a CDS encoding glutaredoxin domain-containing protein gives MAEYPDDGVVVYHQPTCVFCLKLLTQLRFTRLRYRTVNIWRDPDAAAFVRLVADGNETVPTVTVAGHAMVNPSRKQVLAAVAEHAPHLLAEGR, from the coding sequence ATGGCCGAGTATCCCGACGACGGCGTTGTCGTCTACCACCAGCCCACCTGCGTCTTCTGCCTCAAGCTGCTGACGCAACTGCGCTTCACCCGGCTGCGGTACCGGACGGTGAACATCTGGCGCGACCCGGACGCGGCCGCGTTCGTACGACTGGTCGCCGACGGTAACGAGACGGTGCCGACGGTGACGGTCGCCGGGCACGCGATGGTCAACCCATCACGCAAGCAGGTGCTCGCGGCCGTCGCCGAGCACGCGCCGCATCTGCTGGCCGAAGGGCGCTGA
- a CDS encoding GNAT family N-acetyltransferase, producing MAFRTAIARDLPDLLALLIGEEGVVDPGGVEVSDAHERAFAAIETDDRNEIAVLEGDDGAVLGCLQLTYVPGLTRGGQERALIEAVRIRADLRGAGLGRELLTWAIERARARGCGLVQLTSHARRADAHRFYESLGFVRSHHGFKREL from the coding sequence ATGGCCTTCCGTACCGCGATCGCGCGCGACCTCCCTGACCTGCTGGCTCTTCTGATAGGGGAGGAGGGCGTTGTGGACCCGGGCGGCGTCGAGGTCTCCGACGCCCACGAGCGGGCCTTCGCGGCGATCGAGACCGACGACCGCAACGAGATCGCGGTGCTCGAAGGGGACGACGGGGCGGTGCTCGGCTGCCTCCAGCTCACCTACGTCCCCGGACTGACCCGGGGCGGCCAGGAGCGCGCGCTGATCGAGGCGGTACGCATCCGCGCCGACCTGCGGGGCGCCGGGCTCGGCCGTGAACTGCTGACCTGGGCGATCGAGCGGGCGCGCGCCCGCGGCTGCGGCCTCGTCCAGCTGACCAGCCACGCGCGGCGCGCCGACGCCCACCGCTTCTACGAGTCGCTCGGGTTCGTCCGCAGCCACCACGGGTTCAAGCGAGAGCTGTGA
- a CDS encoding hydrogenase expression protein HypE — MSAPSPAPAGTSQDSDPAGDESPIHILWINAGLSCDGDSVSLTAATQPSIEEIALSVLPGLPKIQVHWPLIDFECGPVGGADTFIEWFFKGERGEIDPFVLVVEGSIPNESIKAEGYWSGFGDDPETGQPITTSEWIDRLAPKALAVVAIGTCATYGGIHAMAGNPTGAMGVPDYLGWDWKSHAGIPIVCVPGCPIQPDNFSETLVYLLHQAAGSAPMIPLDDQLRPAWLFGATVHEGCDRAGYYEQGQFAATYDSPKCLVKLGCWGPVVKCNVPKRGWINGVGGCPNVGGICIACTMPGFPDKFMPFMDEPPGGKVSSTLSGVYGSVIRRLRSVTLHTVDQEPKWRHPEAELTTGYRPPW, encoded by the coding sequence ATGAGCGCACCGTCGCCGGCCCCGGCCGGCACCTCGCAGGACAGTGACCCGGCCGGCGACGAGTCACCGATCCACATCCTCTGGATCAACGCGGGGCTCAGTTGCGACGGCGACTCGGTCTCGCTGACCGCCGCCACCCAGCCGAGCATCGAGGAGATCGCCCTCAGCGTGCTGCCGGGCCTGCCCAAGATCCAGGTGCACTGGCCGCTGATCGACTTCGAGTGCGGCCCGGTCGGCGGCGCCGACACCTTCATCGAGTGGTTCTTCAAGGGCGAGCGCGGCGAGATCGACCCGTTCGTGCTGGTCGTCGAGGGCTCGATCCCGAACGAGTCGATCAAGGCCGAGGGCTACTGGAGCGGCTTCGGCGACGACCCGGAGACCGGCCAGCCGATCACCACCAGCGAGTGGATCGACCGGCTCGCCCCGAAGGCCCTGGCCGTGGTGGCGATCGGCACCTGCGCCACCTACGGCGGCATCCACGCCATGGCCGGCAACCCGACCGGCGCGATGGGCGTGCCGGACTACCTGGGCTGGGACTGGAAGTCGCACGCGGGCATCCCGATCGTGTGCGTGCCCGGCTGCCCGATCCAGCCGGACAACTTCTCCGAGACGCTGGTGTACCTGCTGCACCAGGCGGCCGGCTCGGCCCCGATGATCCCGCTGGACGACCAGCTGCGGCCCGCCTGGCTCTTCGGCGCGACCGTGCACGAGGGCTGCGACCGGGCCGGCTACTACGAGCAGGGGCAGTTCGCCGCGACGTACGACTCCCCCAAGTGCCTGGTGAAGCTGGGCTGCTGGGGTCCGGTGGTGAAGTGCAACGTGCCCAAGCGCGGCTGGATCAACGGCGTCGGCGGCTGCCCGAACGTCGGCGGCATCTGCATCGCCTGCACGATGCCCGGCTTCCCGGACAAGTTCATGCCCTTCATGGACGAGCCGCCCGGCGGCAAGGTCTCCAGCACGCTCAGCGGCGTGTACGGCTCGGTGATCCGCAGGCTGCGCTCGGTGACCCTGCACACCGTGGACCAGGAGCCCAAGTGGCGGCACCCCGAGGCGGAGTTGACCACGGGCTACCGCCCGCCGTGGTGA
- a CDS encoding nickel-dependent hydrogenase large subunit has product MSSPTTKAAGDGSGLVEMAWDPITRIVGSLGIHTKIDFKQKKVAECYSTSSVFRGYSVFMRGKDPRDAHFITSRICGICGDNHATCSVYAQNMAYGVKPPHLAEWIINLGESAEYMFDHNIFQENLVGVDYCERMVRETNPGVLELAERTEAPHAGEHGYKTIADIMRSLNPIEGEFYREALQVSRYTREMFCLMEGRHVHPSTLYPGGVGTVASVQLFTDYLSRLMRYVEFMKRVVPLHDDLFDFFYEALPGYEEVGRRRVLLGCWGALNDPEYCDFTYRNMTDWGRRMFVTPGVIVDGKLVTNDLTEINLGIRILLGSSYYEDWAGKEQFVTHDPLGNPVDPRHPWNQHTIPQPQKRNFDDKYSWVMSPRWFDGKEHLALDTGGGPIARLWSTALSGLVDIGYVQATGHSVKINLPRTMTKPETSFEWKIPKWSNALERNRARTYFQAYAAAVALHFAEKGLAEVRAGRSQTWEKFEVPDEGLGCGFTEAVRGVLSHHMVIRDGKIANYHPYPPTPWNASTRDTYGTPGPYEDAVQNTPIFEENSPENFKGIDIMRAVRSFDPCLPCGVHMYVGGGKTVEQMHVPTGLSGMGG; this is encoded by the coding sequence ATGAGTTCACCGACGACGAAGGCGGCCGGCGACGGCAGCGGTCTGGTGGAGATGGCCTGGGACCCGATCACCCGGATCGTGGGCAGCCTGGGCATCCACACGAAGATCGACTTCAAGCAGAAGAAGGTCGCCGAGTGCTACAGCACCTCGTCGGTCTTCCGCGGCTACAGCGTCTTCATGCGCGGCAAGGACCCGCGCGACGCGCACTTCATCACCAGCCGGATCTGCGGGATCTGCGGCGACAACCACGCGACCTGCTCGGTGTACGCGCAGAACATGGCGTACGGCGTGAAGCCCCCGCACCTGGCCGAGTGGATCATCAACCTCGGCGAGTCCGCGGAGTACATGTTCGACCACAACATCTTCCAGGAGAACCTGGTCGGGGTCGACTACTGCGAGCGGATGGTCCGCGAGACCAACCCGGGCGTGCTGGAGCTGGCCGAGCGCACCGAGGCGCCGCACGCCGGCGAGCACGGCTACAAGACGATCGCGGACATCATGCGCTCGCTCAACCCGATCGAGGGCGAGTTCTACCGCGAGGCGCTCCAGGTCAGCCGCTACACGCGGGAGATGTTCTGCCTGATGGAGGGGCGCCATGTGCACCCCTCCACGCTCTACCCGGGCGGTGTCGGCACCGTCGCGTCGGTGCAGCTGTTCACCGACTACCTCAGCCGCCTGATGCGCTACGTCGAGTTCATGAAGCGCGTGGTGCCGCTCCACGACGACCTGTTCGACTTCTTCTACGAGGCGCTGCCCGGCTACGAGGAGGTCGGCCGGCGCCGGGTGCTGCTCGGCTGCTGGGGCGCGCTCAACGACCCCGAGTACTGCGACTTCACCTACCGCAACATGACCGACTGGGGCCGGCGGATGTTCGTCACCCCGGGCGTGATCGTGGACGGCAAGCTCGTCACCAACGACCTCACCGAGATCAACCTCGGCATCCGCATCCTGCTGGGCAGTTCGTACTACGAGGACTGGGCGGGCAAGGAGCAGTTCGTCACGCACGACCCGCTCGGCAACCCCGTCGACCCGCGGCACCCGTGGAACCAGCACACCATCCCGCAGCCGCAGAAGCGCAACTTCGACGACAAGTACAGCTGGGTGATGTCGCCGCGCTGGTTCGACGGCAAGGAACACCTGGCGCTGGACACCGGCGGCGGCCCGATCGCCCGGCTGTGGTCCACGGCGCTGTCCGGCCTGGTCGACATCGGCTACGTGCAGGCGACCGGCCACAGCGTGAAGATCAACCTGCCGCGGACCATGACGAAGCCGGAGACGAGCTTCGAGTGGAAGATCCCGAAGTGGTCCAACGCGCTGGAGCGCAACCGCGCCCGCACCTACTTCCAGGCGTACGCCGCCGCGGTCGCGCTGCACTTCGCGGAGAAGGGCCTGGCCGAGGTGCGGGCCGGGCGCAGCCAGACCTGGGAGAAGTTCGAGGTGCCGGACGAGGGTCTGGGCTGCGGCTTCACCGAGGCGGTGCGCGGTGTGCTGTCGCACCACATGGTGATCCGCGACGGCAAGATCGCCAACTACCACCCGTACCCGCCGACCCCGTGGAACGCCAGCACCCGTGACACGTACGGCACGCCGGGCCCGTACGAGGACGCGGTGCAGAACACGCCGATCTTCGAGGAGAACTCTCCGGAGAACTTCAAGGGCATCGACATCATGCGGGCGGTGCGCAGCTTCGACCCGTGCCTGCCGTGCGGGGTGCACATGTACGTCGGCGGCGGCAAGACCGTCGAGCAGATGCACGTGCCGACCGGGCTGAGCGGGATGGGCGGATGA
- a CDS encoding DUF6893 family small protein, with product MLMKITLAGTAAAFGALLAVNLPDIRRYLRMRAM from the coding sequence ATGTTGATGAAGATCACCCTTGCCGGCACCGCGGCCGCCTTCGGCGCGCTGCTCGCGGTGAACCTGCCCGACATCCGCCGCTACCTGCGGATGCGCGCGATGTGA
- a CDS encoding DUF5947 family protein, translating into MRRFAAAARAERERPERCELCGVDVAPGAHRHLVDTEKRALACACVACALLFDSRGAAGGRFRAVPDRYLADPGHVWDDGVWERLQIPVGVAFFFRNAALDRLVAQYPSPAGATESELDPDTWQDVLAGSRLAQVLEPDVEALLVRRAEGRYACFLVPIDICYELVGRMRLRWQGFDGGAEARADLERFFAEVARRARPVPAEGRPEPEDAPGTGTVPGSGAAAGGVRP; encoded by the coding sequence CTGCGGCGGTTCGCCGCGGCCGCCCGGGCCGAGCGGGAGCGGCCGGAGCGGTGCGAGCTGTGCGGGGTGGACGTGGCGCCGGGCGCCCACCGGCACCTGGTCGACACCGAGAAGCGGGCGCTGGCCTGCGCGTGCGTGGCGTGCGCGCTGCTCTTCGACAGCCGGGGCGCGGCCGGCGGCCGGTTCCGGGCCGTACCCGACCGGTACCTCGCCGACCCCGGGCACGTGTGGGACGACGGCGTCTGGGAGCGGCTGCAGATCCCGGTCGGGGTGGCGTTCTTCTTCCGGAACGCCGCGCTGGACCGGCTGGTGGCGCAGTACCCGAGCCCGGCCGGCGCGACCGAGAGCGAGCTGGACCCGGACACCTGGCAGGACGTGCTGGCCGGCAGCCGGCTGGCGCAGGTGCTCGAACCCGACGTGGAGGCGCTGCTGGTGCGCCGGGCCGAGGGCCGGTACGCGTGCTTCCTGGTGCCGATCGACATCTGCTACGAGCTGGTCGGGCGGATGCGGCTGCGCTGGCAGGGCTTCGACGGGGGCGCGGAGGCGCGCGCGGACCTGGAGCGGTTCTTCGCCGAGGTCGCCCGCCGGGCCAGGCCGGTGCCCGCGGAGGGACGGCCCGAACCGGAGGACGCGCCGGGAACGGGGACCGTACCGGGGTCCGGGGCGGCGGCCGGGGGCGTGCGGCCGTGA
- the hypB gene encoding hydrogenase nickel incorporation protein HypB — MCRAIDLQQAVLAKNDGCAQRLRADLAVRGTTVVNLLSSPGSGKTALLEAELALARERAVPVAALTADLATENDALRLARSGAPVKQVLTDGLCHLEARMLGGHLDGWLPDGTRLLFVENVGNLVCPASYDLGETLRVVLASVTEGEDKPLKYPTAFGLAHLVIVTKTDIADAVGFDEAAFRANVQQVNPGVEVVLTAARTGSGVGALLDRALAAAGGAPVHAPVMASQPLPGHHHGDDEAAQPHEHGDPHEHGDPLGSLAPAAGRPQPAGGPRS; from the coding sequence ATGTGCCGTGCGATCGACCTCCAGCAGGCGGTACTCGCCAAGAACGACGGCTGCGCGCAGCGGTTGCGGGCCGATCTCGCGGTCCGCGGCACCACCGTGGTCAACCTGCTGTCCAGCCCCGGCAGCGGCAAGACCGCGCTGCTGGAGGCGGAGTTGGCGCTGGCCCGGGAGCGCGCGGTGCCGGTCGCCGCGCTCACCGCGGATCTCGCGACGGAGAACGACGCGCTGCGGCTGGCCCGTTCGGGCGCCCCGGTCAAGCAGGTGCTCACCGACGGGCTGTGCCACCTGGAGGCGCGGATGCTCGGCGGCCATCTCGACGGCTGGCTGCCCGACGGCACCCGGCTGCTGTTCGTGGAGAACGTCGGCAACCTCGTCTGCCCGGCGTCCTACGACCTCGGGGAGACGCTGCGGGTGGTGCTCGCGTCCGTCACCGAGGGCGAGGACAAGCCGCTGAAGTACCCGACGGCGTTCGGGCTCGCGCATCTGGTGATCGTCACCAAGACCGACATCGCCGACGCGGTCGGCTTCGACGAGGCCGCGTTCCGGGCGAACGTCCAGCAGGTCAACCCGGGGGTCGAGGTGGTGCTGACCGCCGCCCGCACCGGCAGCGGCGTCGGCGCCCTGCTGGACCGCGCGCTGGCGGCGGCCGGCGGCGCCCCCGTGCACGCGCCGGTCATGGCGTCCCAGCCGCTGCCGGGCCACCACCACGGCGACGACGAGGCGGCGCAGCCGCACGAACACGGCGACCCCCACGAACACGGCGACCCGCTCGGCTCGCTCGCGCCCGCCGCCGGCCGGCCGCAGCCCGCGGGCGGGCCCCGGTCATGA
- a CDS encoding hydrogenase maturation protease codes for MSTARTSRTLVAGVGNIFLGDDGFGVETVRRLTAEGPLPDHVEAVDVGVRGVHLAYQLLDGYDTFVLVDATARGGVPGTVYLIEAGLPGGGPGAAGTEAVPVPLDGHRMSPDAVLALLGTLCAGTGGTPPRRILVVGCEPADVEEGIGLSPPVEAAVPEAVRLVRRLLDESGAAPGHDAAHRPHTAPHDPPRDPSLDQGAIQERKTSPC; via the coding sequence GTGAGCACCGCCCGCACGTCCCGCACCCTGGTCGCCGGGGTCGGGAACATCTTCCTCGGCGACGACGGCTTCGGCGTGGAGACCGTACGCCGGCTGACCGCCGAGGGGCCGCTGCCCGACCACGTGGAGGCCGTCGACGTCGGCGTGCGCGGGGTCCACCTGGCGTACCAACTCCTCGACGGATACGACACGTTCGTGCTCGTGGACGCCACCGCCCGGGGCGGGGTGCCCGGCACCGTCTACCTGATCGAGGCGGGCCTTCCCGGCGGCGGCCCGGGCGCCGCCGGGACGGAGGCGGTGCCGGTGCCCCTCGACGGGCACCGCATGTCCCCGGACGCGGTGCTCGCCCTGCTGGGCACCCTGTGCGCGGGCACCGGCGGCACCCCGCCCCGCCGCATCCTCGTCGTCGGCTGCGAGCCCGCGGACGTCGAGGAGGGCATCGGGCTCAGCCCTCCCGTCGAGGCGGCCGTACCCGAGGCCGTACGCCTGGTGCGCCGGCTGCTCGACGAGAGCGGCGCCGCACCGGGGCACGACGCGGCGCACCGGCCGCACACCGCACCGCATGACCCACCGAGGGACCCATCGCTTGACCAGGGGGCCATCCAGGAGAGGAAGACATCACCATGTTGA
- a CDS encoding hydrogenase maturation nickel metallochaperone HypA/HybF codes for MHEMSIALAVVGQVEDAALAAGATAVRTVRLRVGELAGVVPDSLQFCFELACSGTVLEGARLETESVAGRARCAPCGDQWPVGMPPDLCCPACGTPAAELLAGRELLIAGVRWDDPPAPAAAGRVHRPHLEER; via the coding sequence ATGCACGAGATGTCCATCGCGCTGGCGGTCGTCGGCCAGGTGGAGGACGCCGCGCTCGCCGCCGGCGCCACCGCCGTCAGGACCGTACGGCTGCGGGTGGGCGAACTCGCGGGCGTCGTACCGGACTCGCTCCAGTTCTGCTTCGAACTCGCCTGTTCCGGCACGGTCCTGGAGGGCGCGCGGCTGGAGACCGAATCGGTGGCCGGCCGGGCCCGCTGCGCGCCGTGCGGGGACCAGTGGCCGGTCGGGATGCCGCCGGACCTGTGCTGCCCGGCCTGTGGCACGCCGGCCGCCGAACTGCTGGCCGGGCGCGAACTGCTGATCGCCGGGGTGCGGTGGGACGACCCGCCGGCACCCGCCGCCGCGGGCCGCGTACACCGGCCCCACCTTGAGGAGCGCTGA
- a CDS encoding DUF6084 family protein, whose translation MTEFSFSCEAVRADPYAAGPTLVYRLRLTATPGVRVHAMALRCQIRIEPARRGYADAEAEGLADLFGERSRWGGSMLPVQFAQVSLMVPGFTGETEVDLPVPCTYDLDIAATRYFHALQEGEVPLLMLFSGTAFTGPGGYQVEPVPWDREAPFRMPVAVWRAMVEQHFPGCGWLRLPRDTMDALLAYRSERALPSWDATVRALLAADRPAEGARPDLPRPSAFAPFTPAEPAPPSPDRTAT comes from the coding sequence GTGACGGAGTTCTCGTTCTCGTGCGAGGCGGTGCGCGCCGACCCGTACGCCGCCGGGCCCACCCTGGTCTACCGGCTGCGGCTGACCGCGACGCCTGGCGTGCGGGTGCACGCGATGGCGTTGCGCTGCCAGATCCGGATCGAACCCGCCCGCCGCGGCTACGCGGACGCGGAGGCGGAGGGCCTGGCCGACCTGTTCGGCGAGCGGTCCCGGTGGGGCGGCAGCATGCTGCCGGTGCAGTTCGCGCAGGTCTCGCTGATGGTGCCCGGCTTCACCGGCGAGACGGAGGTCGACCTGCCGGTGCCGTGCACGTACGACCTGGACATCGCGGCGACGCGGTACTTCCACGCCCTTCAGGAGGGCGAGGTGCCGCTGCTGATGCTCTTCTCCGGCACCGCGTTCACCGGGCCCGGCGGCTACCAGGTGGAGCCGGTGCCGTGGGACCGCGAGGCGCCTTTCCGGATGCCGGTCGCGGTGTGGCGGGCGATGGTCGAGCAGCACTTCCCCGGCTGCGGCTGGCTGAGGCTGCCCCGCGACACGATGGACGCCCTGCTCGCCTACCGCTCCGAGCGGGCACTGCCGTCCTGGGACGCGACGGTACGGGCGCTGCTCGCCGCCGACCGGCCCGCCGAGGGGGCCCGCCCGGACCTGCCCCGCCCCTCCGCGTTCGCCCCGTTCACCCCGGCCGAGCCGGCCCCGCCCTCCCCCGACAGGACCGCCACGTGA
- a CDS encoding universal stress protein: protein MRRTVAVGVDGSPESLAAAHWAAREAVRRRVPLRLVNAAAPPPGLAAPADPHPAPVNEDWSPYTAAADLRRAHPAAEITVEQVVGQALPVLFAAADEAALLVLGSRAVSATAGFLLGSVPLTVVGQAPVPVVLVRAEGTGGASGAGEESEVSGSGDGGGDVVLGLDLARPSDHVLGFAFDAAARRSATLRVVHGWNAPLPYGLGAANSDPDARAALQAHETGALADALAPWREKYPRVHVIGETIVGAADRHLLGASADAALLVIGRRPRGTRLSAHLGSTSHSVLHHAVVPVAVVPHE, encoded by the coding sequence ATGCGCCGTACGGTCGCCGTCGGAGTCGACGGCTCCCCCGAGAGTCTGGCCGCCGCGCACTGGGCGGCCCGCGAGGCCGTACGGCGGCGGGTGCCGCTGCGGCTGGTGAACGCCGCAGCCCCGCCGCCCGGCCTGGCCGCCCCCGCCGACCCGCACCCGGCTCCGGTGAACGAGGACTGGTCGCCCTACACCGCCGCCGCCGACCTGCGGCGCGCCCATCCCGCAGCCGAGATCACCGTCGAGCAGGTGGTCGGGCAGGCGCTGCCGGTGCTGTTCGCCGCCGCCGACGAGGCGGCACTGCTGGTGCTGGGCTCGCGCGCGGTGAGCGCCACCGCCGGGTTCCTGCTCGGCTCGGTCCCGCTCACCGTCGTCGGGCAGGCGCCGGTGCCGGTGGTGCTGGTCAGGGCAGAGGGGACGGGCGGGGCATCCGGAGCAGGCGAGGAGTCCGAGGTTTCCGGGTCGGGCGACGGCGGCGGCGACGTCGTGCTCGGCCTGGACCTGGCCCGGCCCAGCGACCACGTCCTGGGGTTCGCCTTCGACGCCGCCGCGCGCCGCTCCGCCACCCTCCGCGTCGTGCACGGCTGGAACGCGCCCCTGCCGTACGGCCTCGGCGCGGCGAACTCCGACCCCGACGCCCGCGCCGCCCTCCAGGCCCACGAGACCGGGGCGCTCGCCGACGCGCTGGCGCCGTGGCGCGAGAAGTACCCGCGCGTCCACGTCATCGGCGAGACCATCGTCGGCGCCGCCGACCGCCACCTGCTCGGCGCCTCGGCGGACGCCGCCCTGCTGGTCATCGGCCGCCGCCCGCGCGGCACCCGGCTGTCGGCCCACCTCGGCTCGACGTCCCACTCGGTGCTGCACCACGCCGTGGTCCCGGTCGCGGTGGTCCCGCACGAGTGA
- a CDS encoding CsbD family protein, which yields MSDSDKAKAKSDQVKGKVKESVGQAVGDEELEAQGRGDQAKGDVRQAGEKLKDAVKHIGKD from the coding sequence ATGAGTGACAGCGACAAGGCCAAGGCGAAGTCCGACCAGGTCAAGGGCAAGGTGAAGGAATCCGTCGGGCAGGCGGTCGGCGACGAGGAACTCGAAGCCCAGGGCCGGGGCGACCAGGCCAAGGGAGACGTGCGACAGGCGGGCGAGAAGCTCAAGGACGCGGTGAAGCACATCGGCAAGGACTGA
- a CDS encoding MerR family transcriptional regulator has protein sequence MRTGRIPALSYAGGAETTVEPRSGAAGRTGGSAPPPGLADPRRRARTGSAVAVEAAAHPVPAQGGPAGVDGRRPGEPALLRIGDAAAAAGTTPRALRFYEQRGLLPAPGRTASGQRQYGPGDVARVRLIRDLLAAGFTVADLRGLAPRLHQLVDRPAPRCVPEPGGVVARRLAALDAEIDRLTQLRERLTLRLAGEPSDADA, from the coding sequence ATGCGCACCGGGCGGATTCCCGCGCTCTCGTACGCGGGCGGCGCGGAAACGACGGTCGAGCCGCGGTCCGGGGCCGCCGGGCGGACCGGCGGCTCCGCGCCGCCGCCCGGGCTCGCGGACCCGCGCCGCCGCGCCCGGACCGGAAGCGCGGTCGCCGTCGAGGCCGCCGCGCACCCGGTCCCCGCCCAGGGCGGCCCGGCCGGCGTCGACGGCCGGCGGCCTGGCGAGCCCGCCCTGCTGCGGATCGGGGACGCGGCGGCCGCGGCCGGCACCACACCGCGGGCGCTGCGCTTCTACGAGCAGCGCGGCCTGCTGCCGGCGCCGGGCCGTACGGCGTCGGGGCAGCGGCAGTACGGGCCCGGCGACGTCGCCCGGGTGCGGCTGATCCGCGACCTGCTGGCGGCGGGCTTCACGGTGGCGGACCTGCGCGGGCTGGCGCCCCGGCTGCACCAGCTGGTGGACCGGCCCGCGCCGCGCTGCGTCCCGGAGCCGGGCGGCGTGGTCGCCCGCAGGCTCGCGGCGCTCGACGCGGAGATCGACCGCCTCACGCAGTTGCGCGAACGGCTGACCCTGCGGCTCGCCGGGGAGCCCTCGGACGCCGACGCCTGA